Sequence from the Aerococcus tenax genome:
TCATAATAAAAAGGACACCAGGAATTATTTAATGCTCCTAAAACAGTGGTCAATACGGATGATAGCGTATAAAATATGCTATAAATCCCAATTTCTGATGCAGTTATTCCCAATTGTTGCATCATTACTCTATCAGATTGCCCTAAAATTTGTTGTGATAAAGAGTGAAAAACAATAGGAAACCCCACAGTTATTCCGTATTTTAGATAAGTTTTATTCACTCCGATGGGCTGTTTAAAAAATAAAGTCAACCATACAATAATAGCAACTATTATGTATGTGATAGATACTCCACAAATACGAGCTAAATACCTTAGATCATTACTAATAATATCTATGAAAAAAAGTGAAAGTAAAACACTAATAACAGAAATAGAAACTGATAGAATAAGGTTACTCAAGGGCTTTTTTTCATAAATAAAACATAGCTGAGAAAAATTAATAATGTATTGTGAAAAAGCAGTGACTGCAATAATAATTACTAATATTTCAGGAAAATTAATTAAATTTGATAGAAATGGAGCACCGATAACTATTAGTATAAGTTCAAACAAACAAATCAGAGTACTTGAAAATAAAATGCTGTTTCTAAAAGAAAGATACTCTTCTCTAAATGTATATAGCCCAGTGCCTATCGATGAACTAATACCAATCCCCATAAGACAAGTTATAATCATCACCCATGAATTAAAAAGCGAATATATTCCAAACTGTTCAGGCCCTAGAAGACGGGTAAATAATGGTGTTGTAATAAAGGCAATTCCCTGCAGTAAAAAGGTGCTTATTATATTTAAAAATGTTGTTCTATTAACTGTTGTTCTCATATGTTTTTTATCTTTTATTTTAAATCCTCCCCAATATTACTATATTTTCCCAAGGAATAGTAAACTCAATATTTTATTTTTTCTTATAATATATCTCGAAATTATAATAGGG
This genomic interval carries:
- a CDS encoding oligosaccharide flippase family protein, which produces MRTTVNRTTFLNIISTFLLQGIAFITTPLFTRLLGPEQFGIYSLFNSWVMIITCLMGIGISSSIGTGLYTFREEYLSFRNSILFSSTLICLFELILIVIGAPFLSNLINFPEILVIIIAVTAFSQYIINFSQLCFIYEKKPLSNLILSVSISVISVLLSLFFIDIISNDLRYLARICGVSITYIIVAIIVWLTLFFKQPIGVNKTYLKYGITVGFPIVFHSLSQQILGQSDRVMMQQLGITASEIGIYSIFYTLSSVLTTVLGALNNSWCPFYYDDLSEENWKILNKKCKNYIELFTVLTVGFLLLAREVSYLMADDSYWSGINIIPIFTLAVYFTFMYQFPVNFEFFHKKTRVIAIGTIGAGLINIILNGFMIPVWGIYGAAFATAISYLALFFVHYYIVNNMGGHPYHLKLTIFIPGILAIVIGIIFFYTFSSLWYIRWGMGIVLGFVELYRIIQRKAIF